In Deltaproteobacteria bacterium, a single window of DNA contains:
- a CDS encoding cysteine desulfurase translates to MIYLDNNATTPIAPEVTAGLKKYITEFGNPSSAYALGQRARGAVEQARQQVANLLGCQPQELVFLSCASEANNTVLKGVAHHLAARGNHLITTQIEHPAVLNPCLFLLEQGFEVTFVPVDSRGLVDPDDIRRALTARTILISVMHANNETGAIQPLAEISAVAREAGVWCHTDAAQSVGKIPVRVDDLGVDFLTLAGHKFYAPKGIGALYIRTGCHFTPLIHGGGQEGGRRSGTENVIFAVALGIAAELVQTRLGQDQTHLKHLRDRLHQRLQEEFPKLVLNGPGTERLPNTLNVSFPGLNGAEILSGLSELAASTGAACHGPEVKLSHVLAAMGVSPEVGRGALRLSVGRYTTESEVDQAAMMIGQRVRDI, encoded by the coding sequence ATGATCTATTTAGATAACAACGCCACCACGCCCATCGCCCCGGAAGTGACGGCGGGGCTTAAAAAGTATATCACAGAATTCGGCAATCCCAGCAGTGCCTATGCCCTCGGCCAACGGGCCCGGGGTGCTGTAGAACAGGCTCGCCAGCAGGTGGCCAACCTGTTAGGTTGCCAGCCCCAGGAACTGGTCTTTTTAAGCTGTGCCAGCGAAGCCAACAATACCGTGCTCAAAGGGGTGGCGCACCATTTGGCTGCTCGGGGCAACCATCTGATCACCACCCAGATTGAGCATCCCGCGGTATTGAACCCTTGCCTGTTTTTACTGGAGCAGGGTTTTGAAGTTACCTTTGTGCCAGTAGACAGCCGGGGGCTGGTGGATCCGGATGACATCCGCCGGGCCTTGACCGCCCGGACCATTCTAATCAGTGTGATGCATGCCAATAACGAAACCGGTGCCATTCAGCCGCTGGCCGAGATCAGCGCGGTGGCCCGCGAGGCCGGAGTCTGGTGCCACACCGACGCGGCCCAAAGCGTCGGCAAGATTCCCGTCCGCGTCGATGACCTGGGGGTCGATTTTCTTACCCTGGCGGGCCACAAATTTTATGCCCCCAAAGGCATCGGTGCTTTGTATATCCGAACCGGTTGCCACTTCACTCCCTTGATTCACGGTGGCGGCCAGGAGGGCGGGCGGCGTTCGGGCACGGAGAATGTCATCTTTGCCGTGGCCTTGGGAATTGCCGCTGAGTTGGTTCAAACTCGCCTGGGTCAGGATCAGACCCACCTCAAGCATCTGCGGGACCGACTCCATCAGCGACTGCAGGAGGAGTTCCCCAAACTGGTGCTGAACGGGCCGGGGACGGAACGGCTGCCCAACACCCTCAATGTCTCATTTCCAGGGTTAAATGGAGCCGAGATCCTGTCCGGCCTGTCGGAACTGGCGGCTTCCACCGGGGCCGCCTGCCATGGCCCGGAAGTCAAACTGTCGCATGTCTTGGCTGCCATGGGGGTCAGCCCGGAAGTCGGCCGGGGGGCGCTGCGCCTCAGCGTCGGCCGCTACACCACTGAATCCGAGGTGGACCAGGCCGCGATGATGATTGGGCAAAGGGTGCGGGATATTTAA
- a CDS encoding zinc ribbon domain-containing protein, whose amino-acid sequence MPIFEYRCRNCGKVFEQLVFGNDPAVECPECHLTDVEKLMSACAAKVGFKFTSTSTSGGSCAGCTATSCSSCAR is encoded by the coding sequence ATGCCTATCTTTGAATATCGCTGCCGTAACTGTGGCAAGGTCTTTGAGCAACTGGTGTTTGGTAATGACCCCGCCGTCGAATGTCCTGAATGCCATCTGACTGATGTCGAAAAACTGATGAGCGCCTGCGCCGCCAAGGTCGGCTTCAAATTTACCTCTACCTCCACGAGCGGCGGTTCCTGTGCCGGCTGCACCGCCACCAGCTGTAGCAGCTGCGCACGTTAA